From a single Helicovermis profundi genomic region:
- a CDS encoding NIL domain-containing protein, which produces MKTKLHLKFPAELTGSPITYDLIKKFDLKLNILKAEIDYNLVGNILFEIDGKSSNIASAIEYLENRNIESDLIPTTILIDKEKCNECGLCTSVCKIKALSISPPNWNLEFNSNKCVGCNHCIEVCPTRAISNFYFPENY; this is translated from the coding sequence ATGAAAACAAAACTGCATTTAAAATTCCCAGCGGAACTTACAGGATCACCTATAACTTATGACTTAATTAAAAAATTCGACTTAAAACTAAATATCCTAAAAGCTGAAATAGATTATAACTTAGTTGGAAATATTCTCTTTGAAATAGATGGGAAATCAAGTAATATAGCAAGTGCTATTGAATATCTTGAAAATAGAAATATTGAAAGTGATCTTATTCCAACTACTATTTTAATCGATAAAGAAAAATGCAATGAATGTGGACTTTGCACATCAGTTTGTAAAATTAAAGCATTATCAATTTCACCACCAAATTGGAATTTAGAATTTAACTCAAATAAATGTGTTGGATGTAATCACTGCATCGAAGTTTGTCCAACTAGAGCAATCTCTAATTTTTATTTTCCTGAAAACTATTAA
- a CDS encoding UPF0280 family protein: MYEERTYRELVNTNINKTTLIIDESDLDIYYDKDLNNAENELKSIRTILKNHIKNEPNFFKSLIPLKTNESDHPIIKKMKKASNIANVGPMASVAGAISETVGKYLSKYNEEVIIENGGDIYINAKEDKNILINASKSPLSNKLYIKIKKEHFPLGICTSSGTKGHSLSFGNADAVVVISKDTFLSDALATAICNKIKTKDDINLGIDIARNNKNVLGIIIIIDKYLGAWGDIELKKIKEW; the protein is encoded by the coding sequence ATGTATGAAGAAAGAACTTATAGAGAACTTGTAAATACAAATATCAATAAAACAACTCTAATAATTGATGAATCTGATCTTGATATTTACTATGATAAAGACCTAAATAATGCTGAAAACGAATTAAAAAGTATAAGAACTATACTGAAGAATCATATTAAAAACGAACCAAATTTTTTTAAAAGTTTAATTCCACTTAAAACAAATGAATCTGACCATCCTATTATAAAAAAAATGAAAAAAGCTTCAAATATAGCTAATGTAGGTCCTATGGCATCAGTTGCAGGAGCGATTTCTGAAACAGTTGGAAAATATTTATCGAAATACAATGAAGAAGTGATTATAGAAAACGGTGGAGATATTTATATAAATGCAAAGGAAGATAAGAATATTCTAATAAATGCAAGTAAGTCTCCACTCTCTAATAAACTCTATATTAAAATAAAAAAAGAACATTTCCCGCTCGGTATATGCACTTCTTCAGGAACAAAGGGACATTCATTAAGCTTTGGAAATGCTGATGCTGTTGTTGTTATTTCAAAGGATACATTTCTCTCAGATGCACTCGCTACGGCAATATGCAATAAAATTAAAACAAAAGATGATATTAATTTAGGTATTGATATTGCTAGAAATAATAAAAATGTATTAGGAATTATTATAATTATTGATAAATATCTTGGTGCCTGGGGAGATATTGAACTAAAGAAAATAAAGGAATGGTGA